Sequence from the Halorussus sp. MSC15.2 genome:
CGAGAACGTCGAGGAGTCGCACGTCCACAAGGGACCGCCCGACCTGAACGGCAACGTCGTGGCGTACCTGTTCGGTCCGGCACAGGACCCAGTGACGAGGACCGGCCTGCTCGCGTCGGGACGACTGACCGACGACGAGATGATATGGCCGCTTACAGACGTCGCCGACATGCTCGAACAGATGCGCGCGGAGAACGTCTACGTGAACGTCCACACCACCGCGCATCCGTCGGGCGAGATTCGTGGGCAAATCCGGCCACTCGACGGCTGAGGCCTCGCCACGGAACGAAATCGCTTTACGGCGGTGGTGCCTTCGAAGACGTGTGACTCAGGTCTGTCTCGTCGGTTCCGAGGGCGTGGACCTCCGCACCGAACTCGTCTCGCGCGAGACCGCCCGCGAGGCGCTGGCCACCTACGACCTCCGGGAGGAGTACGAGAACTCGCTGACCGTCGAAACCATCAGCCTCGGCTCCGCGGTGGCGCTGTTGAACGACCTGAACTGGTATCTCGTCCGGTTCGCCGACGACGCGCTGGTCCTCGAACCGAGCGTCAGCGAGACCGAGTGGCTCTCGCGAGACCTCGCAGAAGCGGTTCGGGACGGCGAAATCGAACCGGAAGCGACCGACCGCTACCTCAAGGTCTACGGCCTGACCGCGGAGGGCCGACTCGTCGAACCGATGTTCGTGGCCCGCCGCGAGGACGGCGAGATACCGAGCTACGACCTGCGAGACGTGGAAGACACCGTCGTCGTTCGCGTCGCCGAAGACGAGTTCGCCGGCTGAGGGCAGACTGCTCAAACTTCCACATCCCGGACGTTTTCCGCAAGTCCGTTGACCTCCTCGCGGAGGTCGGCTATCGCGTCGTCGGCCCACTCGAAGTAGACCCACTCGCGGTACTCGCCTTCCTCGTGGCGCTTCGGACGGTTCCTGCGCCGCAGGCCCACGACCGGTCTCGATTTCCACGAGACCGCAGTACTGAGTGGCGTCGTCCACGCCCGTCCGCTGAATTTTGCACTTCCGGCCCTTGTACGTCCATCGCCTCGCCGTCTGCCAGAGTAACATGGGGAGGCTCTGGCTACGTCGAATCCATAGACCGTCTATGCTTTTCGGTGACCGGGCGACGATTGGAAGGCCGCGCGTCGTTAGTGTTCC
This genomic interval carries:
- a CDS encoding CHRD domain-containing protein: MTRTSRRRVLTLLGSGAFGGTALRRRRELRTETFGAWLTGASEVPPVETDAFGFALFRMGPEERAIDYWLVVADVENVEESHVHKGPPDLNGNVVAYLFGPAQDPVTRTGLLASGRLTDDEMIWPLTDVADMLEQMRAENVYVNVHTTAHPSGEIRGQIRPLDG
- a CDS encoding DUF5804 family protein encodes the protein MTQVCLVGSEGVDLRTELVSRETAREALATYDLREEYENSLTVETISLGSAVALLNDLNWYLVRFADDALVLEPSVSETEWLSRDLAEAVRDGEIEPEATDRYLKVYGLTAEGRLVEPMFVARREDGEIPSYDLRDVEDTVVVRVAEDEFAG